One Phaseolus vulgaris cultivar G19833 chromosome 2, P. vulgaris v2.0, whole genome shotgun sequence DNA window includes the following coding sequences:
- the LOC137809032 gene encoding uncharacterized protein yields MSEFKMSFAEDAYINRPPMFDGLNYAFWKIRMEIFMESIDIGIWDAVVNGPFVLMQVIKEETVKKCWSKWSESERKKAQYDSLARNIITSGLNMDEFFRNATRRKHCRCAKTVYVNHLTELGKVFDKEELNIKVLKCLDRSCQPKVTTISETKYLSKLSTAALFGKLMEHELELKRLKEQETVERRTKGIALKTSIQHNTSEEKENPEHDETLSLLNRKFSRFLKRKSRDRSQQRKRYSKPNESNSSNYTCFDCGKLGHIKFDCPNNQSKEKLASKKGERSKGKRAYISWEDNEVSSSRDYSTESEAKNLCFMVNNER; encoded by the exons atgtctgagtttaaaatgtcTTTTGCTGAGGATGCGTATAtcaatagacctcctatgtttgatGGATTGAATTATGCATTCTGGAAAATTAGGATGgaaattttcatggaatcaaTTGACataggaatttgggatgcagtgGTGAATGGACCTTTTGTGCTTATGCAGGTTATCAAAGAAGAAACAGTGAAAAAGTGTTGGTCCAAAtggagtgaaagtgaaaggaagaaggctcaatatgactCTCTAGCCAGGAATATCATAACCTCTGGTCTAAACATGGATGAATTCTTTAGA AATGCAACCAGAAGAAAGCATTGCAGATGTGCGAAAACGGTTTACGTAAATCATCTCACTGAACTTGGTAAAGtttttgacaaggaagagctcaacataaaggtgctTAAATGTCTTGACAGAAGCTGCcaacctaaggtaacaacaatctctGAAACCAAATATTTGTCCAAGTTGTCCACTGCTGCATTGTTCGGGAAattgatggagcatgagctagaactcaaaagattaaaagaacaagaaacGGTGGAGAGAAGAACCAAGGGAATTGCTTTAAAGACTAGTATACAACATAATACTAGTGAGGAAAAAGAGaatcctgaacatgatgagaccttGAGTCTGCTCAACAGGAAATTCAGCAGATTCCTAAAAAGGAAAAGCCGAGACAGAAGTCAACAAAGGAAGAGGTACTCTAAACCCAATGAATCAAATTCTTCTAATTACACTTGCTTTGATTGTGGTAAACTAGGTCACATAAAAtttgattgtccaaacaatcaaagtaaagaaaaactAGCCAGCAAGAAGGGTGAAAGAAGTAAAGGAAAAAGAGCATACATCTCCTGGGAGGATAATGAAGTATCCTCATCACGTGATTACTCAACTGAAAGTGAGGCAAaaaatttgtgcttcatggtgaataaTGAAAGATAA